Proteins co-encoded in one Papaver somniferum cultivar HN1 chromosome 5, ASM357369v1, whole genome shotgun sequence genomic window:
- the LOC113280017 gene encoding putative SWI/SNF-related matrix-associated actin-dependent regulator of chromatin subfamily A member 3-like 1: MEWYKVILDDAHVLRRWNIKDQRLLQLKAQFKFRWQSLVERPLENGKLSDEERVRYDQKGSDCQEAVQTYIGLGRAVSEYSSILAKVQRLRELCNDVASCPSEMLLYVNLADVSKNPELLQKLFSKLREDYLDCPICISPLSDIVITCCGHIFCKKCILKALNLKHKNGHCPMCRHHLSKSDLFSSPSEEPRNDEYENDNVAVSLPGRSGKIEPLKSAGLGILRLDGTTSAKRRDDVIQKFNNQNSESPIVLLVEFKPSVSGIDLTAASRAYILEPWLEPVVEEQAMDQLHRIGQQDLKIVRLVTRNSIEERILQLHEWKKNLVKEGASAKNNMNQKQLHTEEFRIIMGVTTTC; this comes from the exons ATGGAGTGGTACAAAGTTATTTTAGATGATGCACATGTGCTTAGAAGATGGAATATTAAGGATCAAAGGCTTCTTCAGCTAAAAGCTCAGT TCAAGTTCCGTTGGCAAAGCCTGGTGGAGCGCCCTCTGGAAAACGGAAAG CTTTCTGATGAAGAACGAGTGAGGTATGACCAAAAGGGATCGGATTGCCAGGAAGCAGTTCAAACTTACATCGGTCTTGGCCGTGCTGTGTCCGAGTATTCAAGCATACTCGCTAAAGTTCAAAGGCTTCGTGAACTGTGTAACGATGTTGCTTCTTGCCCCTCAGAAATGCTATTGTATGTTAATCTTGCAGATGTATCCAAAAACCCAGAACTGCTGCAAAAGTTGTTTTCGAAACTACGAGAAGATTACCTTGATTGCCCGATTTGCATCTCCCCACTGTCAGATATCGTCATTACATGCTGTGGACATATCTTTTGCAAAAAGTGTATACTGAAAGCCCTCAACCTCAAGCATAAGAATGGACATTGTCCTATGTGTCGTCACCATCTTTCTAAATCAGACCTCTTTTCCTCCCCATCAGAAGAGCCCCGGAATGATGAATATGAAAATGACAATGTGGCCGTATCTTTGCCAGGAAGAAGTGGCA AGATAGAGCCACTTAAATCTGCTGGTCTTGGGATACTGAGATTGGATGGGACGACAAGTGCAAAGAGGAGGGATGATGTGATACAAAAATTTAACAACCAAAATTCAGAGTCACCTATTGTGCTTCTAGTAGAATTTAAACCTTCAGTAAGTGGGATAGATTTGACAGCGGCATCCAGGGCATACATTTTGGAGCCGTGGCTGGAGCCTGTAGTGGAAGAGCAAGCTATGGACCAGCTACACCGTATTGGACAACAAGACTTGAAGATTGTAAGATTAGTAACAAGAAATAGCATTGAGGAGAGGATACTGCAGTTGCATGAGTGGAAGAAAAATCTAGTAAAGGAGGGGGCTTCTGCAAAGAATAATATGAATCAAAAGCAATTACATACAGAAGAGTTCCGCATCATTATGGGAGTGACAACAACATGTTAA